The nucleotide window TGAGTTTACTTCGTTGGATGAACAGAAGCATTTTAGCTTTAACTTTTTTGTTCCTTCTTTTTTCGTCGACTTGGGGAGATGAACCGGCCTATGACACGACAGGTTGCTGGACAAACTCCAGCGCTACGGCATCTGCATCAGGAGTTGATACCATAAAGGCGGTCGCAATTTTTGCTTGCAAAACGACCGCTTCAACAACGGCTAAGCCGGTTTGGGCTGATAGTATTTGGGATTCTTCCTTGCAACATAGCGTTCCTCGTTATTACAAAGATAACTCCCTTGGAAAATACATAATGAGTGCAGTTGCATCCGGTCGAACCAGCACAACTTGCTGGACCTCAACCTATCCGGTTCCTGACCCTTTGGGAGGGGGTACCGATGAACCATCGGGATTCCCGTTTTTTGAAGATGTAATGAAAAGAGCCGATACGGCTATAAACTTTGCGGATTTTGACCGGGACCAAGATGATACCGTCGATGCCTGTTTCTTTGTCGTTGTGAACCACAGCGGCAATTCCGGAGCGTGGCTTGGGCTTACTTCTTGGTCGTATAAAACTAAAGATGTAAACAGTACAGGGGACACGGTAATAGTCGCACCAGACAAGTTGGCTCTGATTCGGAGCTCTCAAAAAAATCGCGCGATGTCAATCTGTGCCCATGAATGGGGCCACGCTCTTTTCGGCCCAAATGATTACTATGGCCAGAGTGGTATTGGGAATTGGGGGCTTGGCGCTTTTTCAATTATGGGTTACGAAGAGGGATTTCCGCAAAAAATTGCTGTGCCGGTCGACCCACTGAACCGAATAAAAGTTGGCTGGGTCGTGCCGGAAACCGTGAAAACGCCGCTTTATCAGCAATCAATTCCCGACTATCTGACAACCGGAAAGGTTTACCTGCTTCCGTACTCTTCAAACCAGTATTTTTATGTAACAAATTACAGAGGAGCGAAATTTGAGGATAATCCGGTGGCGTATTGGCAGGAGAATTATTCCGGGTTTGGGTTGCTAATCTGGCATGTAGGCGGTCCTTATGTAGGTAACACGGGTGCCTTGGATGTTGAATTGGCGCACGGTTTGTGGGATATGCATCCCCCAACTGACTCATTCCCCTGCAAAAGTGGAATAGGAGTTGAAACGCCAAATCCTGTTTCGGGAAAGGATAGTTTGGACTGCGGACACAAACTTTTAGGAGTGGGATATAATCGAAATAGCGTGCAAAGTCCCTCATGTTTTTGGAATTCTTTGCCAACCAACACAACGTTTGACGGCAAAAGTAACCCCAACAGTAATGCTTCGCCAAATGCTTCAAGTGGACAGAATATTTCTACCCATTTAGCCGTACGGAAGATAACAACGTCTTTGACCGCTGGGTCACCTGCCACCGCCGACCTTTTGGTGAACAATTGGTATGGCCCAATTACCGCAAACACTACTTGGGGGCCCGGGGCGTATGCCATAACCGGAGACATCACGGTCAACTCTGGAGCAACTTTGACCATTCAGCCCGGCACGACCATTTATTTTCAAAGAAATGAAGACAACGAGGGTTCAGGAAGTGACAACACGAGGTGCGAGATTATAGTCAAGAAAAACGGCACTCTCTCGGCGATAGGCACGTCAACCGATTCGATAAAATTTCTGCCTTCCCCCGGAACGAACGGCCAGTATGACTGGTACAGCGTTCGGGTCGACTCGGCCGGGTCGTTCAAGGCCGCCTATTGCCAATTCAAAAATTCTTATTCCGGCATTGACTACCGGAATACGGCCGCCGACACGGTGAAAAATTGCCTTTTTGAAAAAAACTTTATGCACGGCATAATAACCAAAAACGGCAACCTGAAGATTTTGAACAACACCTTCAAAAACATCGTCCAAGGCTACGGCATTTACCTCGATTCCTGCAATGCCACCGTTTCCGGCAACACCGTCACCAACGTGCCATACGGCATCAACGCCTACAAATCTTCAAGCGTCGTGACCAACAACATAATCACGACAACCGGGGACTATATCGCCTTCTCCGGCTTCCGGCGGGAGGGGGGAAGCCAGACGACCACCTTCAGCTACGACAGCGTCGCCGGTATCTTTGATGAAGCGGCAGTGATTGCCAATGGCGGTTTGGCCATAGAAGGGGCCAAAATATGGCCCAAACAGCCCTCGGTCTATCCGGACCCGCCGCCCCAGATGATTGGGATTCTAGGCTTAGGCACGGCAGCCGCCACCGTGCGCAACAGCACGGTCAAAATGTTCGCTTCCAACACGACCACCGCCCCGGCGATTAAAGTGGATGGAACTATACTGCTCCCCATTAGTGACAGGGTAGGATGAATGGAGTAGATTGTGGCTGAATTCACAAGGAGGATTCAGCGATGCGGAAGCGGGTCTTTGACGGCAAGACCAAAGCGAAAGTAGTTTTGGAGGGGTTGCGGGGG belongs to Verrucomicrobiia bacterium and includes:
- a CDS encoding right-handed parallel beta-helix repeat-containing protein, producing the protein MSLLRWMNRSILALTFLFLLFSSTWGDEPAYDTTGCWTNSSATASASGVDTIKAVAIFACKTTASTTAKPVWADSIWDSSLQHSVPRYYKDNSLGKYIMSAVASGRTSTTCWTSTYPVPDPLGGGTDEPSGFPFFEDVMKRADTAINFADFDRDQDDTVDACFFVVVNHSGNSGAWLGLTSWSYKTKDVNSTGDTVIVAPDKLALIRSSQKNRAMSICAHEWGHALFGPNDYYGQSGIGNWGLGAFSIMGYEEGFPQKIAVPVDPLNRIKVGWVVPETVKTPLYQQSIPDYLTTGKVYLLPYSSNQYFYVTNYRGAKFEDNPVAYWQENYSGFGLLIWHVGGPYVGNTGALDVELAHGLWDMHPPTDSFPCKSGIGVETPNPVSGKDSLDCGHKLLGVGYNRNSVQSPSCFWNSLPTNTTFDGKSNPNSNASPNASSGQNISTHLAVRKITTSLTAGSPATADLLVNNWYGPITANTTWGPGAYAITGDITVNSGATLTIQPGTTIYFQRNEDNEGSGSDNTRCEIIVKKNGTLSAIGTSTDSIKFLPSPGTNGQYDWYSVRVDSAGSFKAAYCQFKNSYSGIDYRNTAADTVKNCLFEKNFMHGIITKNGNLKILNNTFKNIVQGYGIYLDSCNATVSGNTVTNVPYGINAYKSSSVVTNNIITTTGDYIAFSGFRREGGSQTTTFSYDSVAGIFDEAAVIANGGLAIEGAKIWPKQPSVYPDPPPQMIGILGLGTAAATVRNSTVKMFASNTTTAPAIKVDGTILLPISDRVG